A genome region from Hevea brasiliensis isolate MT/VB/25A 57/8 chromosome 9, ASM3005281v1, whole genome shotgun sequence includes the following:
- the LOC110645021 gene encoding uncharacterized protein LOC110645021 — MGKNQAYKAMQRARLGSSSAGPEEIEDGMVDGSFHSPEWHAARLASLKTSHTVTWEEFKRKQKEDEMKRGELEADTDRMMREYRAQLDAERARKLAHGRNHSSKSNHKRDRKDKDLKKRSSRKRKHSRQRSSDSSSSSSSSDSSSSDDEERESRRSKSRSKRTKKEKRHRSRSKHSNSNDEEADGPVPLSRFFGSIKS, encoded by the exons ATGGGCAAAAATCAAGCCTACAAAGCTATGCAGAGAGCGAGACTTGGCTCGAGCTCTGCTGGGCCCGAAGAGATCGAAGATGGCATG GTGGATGGTTCTTTTCATTCACCAGAGTGGCATGCTGCTCGTTTGGCCAGCCTTAAAACTTCTCACACAGTTACCTGGGAAGAGTTCAAGAGAAAGCAAAAG GAGGATGAAATGAAAAGGGGGGAATTGGAAGCTGATACAGATAGAATGATGCGAGAGTACAGAGCTCAACTTGATGCTGAAAGGGCACGAAAACTTGCTCATGGAAGGAACCACTCTAGCAAGTCTAATCATAAAAGGG ATAGAAAGGACAAAGATTTAAAGAAACGCAGTAGCAGGAAGAGAAAG CATTCAAGGCAGAGATCATCAGATTCTAGCTCATCAAGTTCATCTTCGGATTCTTCGAGTAGTGATGATGAGGAGAGAGAatcaagaagatcaaagtccaGGTCAAAGAGAACAAAGAAGGAAAAGAGGCATAGGTCAAGATCCAAGCACTCCAACAGTAACGATGAAGAGGCGGATGGTCCTGTGCCACTTTCTAGGTTCTTTGGGAGCATCAAGAGCTAA
- the LOC110645019 gene encoding mitogen-activated protein kinase homolog MMK1: MDGGGPGQPADTEMEDAAAAAAAAPPPPPPSNPQQQQQQVSLTGGIENIPATLSHGGRFMQYNIFGNIFEVTAKYKPPIMPIGKGAYGIVCSALNSETGEHVAIKKIANAFDNKIDAKRTLREIKLLRHMDHENVVAIRDIIPPPQRESFNDVYIAYELMDTDLHQIIRSNQALSEEHCQYFLYQILRGLKYIHSANVLHRDLKPSNLLLNANCDLKICDFGLARVTSESDFMTEYVVTRWYRAPELLLNSSDYTAAIDVWSVGCIFMELMDRKPLFPGRDHVHQLRLLMELIGTPSEAELGFLNENAKKYIRQLPPYHRQSFNEKFPNVHPAAIDLVEKMLTFDPRLRITVEDALAHPYLNSLHDISDEPVCMTPFSFDFERHAMTEELMKELIYREALAFNPEYQHQ; encoded by the exons ATGGACGGGGGCGGACCGGGCCAGCCGGCGGACACTGAGATGGAGGATGCGGCCGCCGCTGCAGCTgccgcaccaccaccaccaccaccttctAACCCCCAACAACAGCAGCAGCAGGTCTCCCTTACCGGTGGAATCGAAAATATTCCAGCCACTCTCAGCCACGGTGGGAGATTCATGCAGTACAACATATTCGGTAATATATTCGAGGTCACTGCTAAGTACAAGCCTCCTATCATGCCCATCGGCAAGGGCGCATACGGCATCGTTTG cTCGGCACTGAACTCGGAAACCGGTGAGCATGTGGCGATAAAGAAGATAGCGAATGCTTTTGATAATAAAATCGATGCCAAAAGGACTCTCCGTGAGATCAAGTTGCTTCGTCATATGGATCATGAAAAC GTTGTTGCAATCAGGGATATAATTCCTCCACCCCAGAGGGAATCATTTAATGATGTTTACATTGCTTATGAGCTAATGGACACTGATCTCCATCAAATCATTCGTTCCAATCAAGCACTATCAGAAGAGCACTGCCAG TATTTCCTGTATCAAATTCTCCGAGGATTGAAATATATACATTCTGCAAATGTTCTGCACAGAGATTTAAAACCAAGCAATCTCCTTCTGAATGCAAATTGTGATCTGAAGATATGTGACTTTGGTCTAGCTCGTGTTACCTCAGAATCTGATTTCATGACAGAATATGTCGTTACAAGATGGTACCGTGCACCAGAACTATTGTTGAACTCTTCAGATTACACTGCAGCTATTGATGTATGGTCAGTGGGTTGTATTTTCATGGAGTTGATGGATCGGAAGCCTCTATTTCCTGGTAGAGATCATGTGCATCAACTGCGTTTGCTCATGGag CTAATTGGGACTCCATCAGAGGCTGAGTTGGGGTTTTTGAATGAAAATGCAAAGAAATACATTCGACAACTTCCTCCTTATCATCGTCAATCTTTCAACGAGAAGTTTCCAAATGTCCACCCTGCAGCTATTGATCTTGTCGAAAAGATGTTAACATTTGATCCCAGACTGAGGATTACAG TTGAAGATGCGCTAGCTCATCCCTACCTAAACTCACTTCATGATATCAGTGATGAGCCAGTCTGCATGACTCCCTTCAGCTTTGATTTTGAGCGGCATGCGATGACTGAAGAACTGATGAAGGAGCTGATTTATAGGGAGGCTCTTGCATTTAACCCTGAGTATCAGCATCAATGA